Proteins co-encoded in one Streptomyces roseochromogenus subsp. oscitans DS 12.976 genomic window:
- a CDS encoding NAD(P)/FAD-dependent oxidoreductase gives MAPSAMSRGKDNWIASLSEAQPVPYWLEDPGKPSAEPALTGTDTCDLLVVGGGYSGLWTALNAKERDPRREVVLLEGREVGWAASGRNGGFCAASLTHGLPNGLTRWPGEIHRLEELGRRNLDEIEAAVVRHGIDCDFERTGEIDVATETYQAWELRDWHRELEEKGLADGIEFLDADAVREQVNSPTFEAGLWDRRGVAMLHPAKLAWGLKQACVKLGVRVYEHTPALTLKQYGAGMAVSTPYGAVRARRVALGTNIFPNLLRRVRSYTVPVYDYALMTEPLTAEQLSDIGWKNRQGLGDSANQFHYFRLSADNRILWGGYDAIHHYGGRVRAEYDDRPETYAKLAGHFFTCFPQLEGIRFTHAWGGAIDTCSRFSAFFGTAHRGRVAYAAGYTGLGVGATRFGADVMLDLLDGERTERTELEMVRKKPLPFPPEPFAWTGIALTKWSLARADAHGGRRNLWLRTMDRLGLGFDS, from the coding sequence ATGGCCCCAAGCGCCATGAGTCGTGGCAAAGACAACTGGATCGCCTCTCTCTCCGAAGCCCAGCCGGTCCCGTACTGGCTGGAAGACCCCGGCAAGCCATCCGCCGAGCCCGCCCTCACCGGCACCGACACCTGCGATCTGCTGGTCGTCGGCGGCGGCTACAGCGGGCTGTGGACCGCGCTCAACGCCAAGGAGCGCGACCCGCGGCGCGAGGTGGTGCTGCTGGAAGGCCGCGAGGTGGGCTGGGCCGCCTCCGGCCGCAATGGCGGCTTCTGCGCCGCCTCCCTCACCCACGGCCTGCCCAACGGGCTGACCCGCTGGCCCGGCGAGATCCACCGGCTGGAGGAGCTGGGCCGGCGCAACCTCGACGAGATCGAGGCCGCGGTCGTCCGGCACGGCATCGACTGCGACTTCGAGCGCACCGGCGAGATCGACGTCGCCACCGAGACCTACCAGGCCTGGGAACTGCGCGACTGGCACCGGGAGTTGGAGGAGAAGGGGCTCGCGGACGGCATCGAGTTCCTGGACGCCGACGCGGTGCGCGAGCAGGTGAACTCGCCGACGTTCGAGGCGGGCCTGTGGGACCGCCGCGGCGTGGCCATGCTGCACCCGGCCAAGCTCGCCTGGGGCCTGAAGCAGGCCTGCGTCAAGCTGGGCGTGCGGGTGTACGAGCACACGCCCGCGCTCACCCTGAAGCAGTACGGCGCCGGCATGGCCGTCAGCACGCCGTACGGCGCGGTCCGCGCCCGCAGGGTCGCGCTCGGCACGAACATCTTCCCGAACCTGCTGCGGCGCGTGCGCTCCTACACCGTCCCGGTCTACGACTACGCGCTGATGACGGAGCCGCTGACCGCCGAGCAGCTGTCGGACATCGGCTGGAAGAACCGCCAGGGGCTCGGCGACTCGGCCAACCAGTTCCACTACTTCCGGCTGTCCGCCGACAACCGGATCCTGTGGGGCGGCTACGACGCGATCCACCACTACGGCGGCCGGGTGCGCGCCGAGTACGACGACCGTCCGGAGACGTACGCCAAGCTCGCCGGCCACTTCTTCACCTGCTTCCCGCAGCTGGAGGGCATCCGCTTCACGCACGCCTGGGGCGGCGCGATCGACACCTGCTCGCGCTTCTCGGCGTTCTTCGGCACGGCGCACCGGGGGAGGGTCGCGTACGCGGCCGGCTACACCGGCCTCGGCGTGGGCGCGACCCGCTTCGGCGCGGACGTGATGCTCGACCTGCTGGACGGGGAGCGCACCGAGCGGACGGAGCTGGAGATGGTCCGCAAGAAGCCGTTGCCGTTCCCGCCCGAGCCGTTCGCCTGGACCGGGATCGCCCTCACCAAGTGGTCCCTGGCCCGCGCGGACGCGCACGGCGGCCGCCGCAACCTGTGGCTGCGGACGATGGACCGGCTGGGGCTGGGCTTCGACAGCTGA
- a CDS encoding ABC transporter permease, whose product MSTLTEAPPPLAPTAPEKKPPRGRGRWTPYWLLLPGILWLIIFFALPMIYQASTSVQQGSLEEGYKVTWHFATYWDALSEYWPQFLRSVFYAAAATVLCLLLGYPLAYLIAFRAGRWRNLIMILVIAPFFTSFLIRTLAWKTILADNGPVVHALNSLHVLDLTNWLGWTAGDRVLATPLAVVCGLTYNFLPFMILPLYTSLERIDGRLHEAAGDLYAKPWTTFRKVTFPLSMPGVVSGTLLTFIPAAGDYVNSELLGSTDTRMIGNVIQTQFLRILDYPTAAALSFILMAAILAMVTIYIRRSGTEDLV is encoded by the coding sequence ATGTCGACGCTCACCGAGGCACCCCCGCCTCTCGCGCCCACCGCACCGGAGAAGAAGCCCCCGCGGGGGCGCGGCCGTTGGACGCCGTACTGGCTGCTGCTCCCCGGCATCCTCTGGCTGATCATCTTCTTCGCGCTGCCGATGATCTACCAGGCCTCCACCTCCGTGCAGCAGGGCTCCCTGGAGGAGGGCTACAAGGTCACCTGGCACTTCGCGACGTACTGGGACGCGCTGTCCGAGTACTGGCCGCAGTTCCTGCGGTCCGTCTTCTACGCCGCCGCCGCGACCGTCCTGTGCCTGCTGCTCGGCTATCCGCTGGCCTACCTCATCGCCTTCCGCGCGGGCCGCTGGCGGAACCTGATCATGATCCTGGTGATCGCGCCGTTCTTCACCAGCTTCCTGATCCGCACCCTGGCCTGGAAGACGATCCTCGCCGACAACGGCCCGGTCGTGCACGCCCTGAACTCGCTGCACGTCCTGGACCTCACCAACTGGCTCGGCTGGACGGCCGGCGACCGCGTCCTCGCCACACCGCTGGCGGTGGTGTGCGGACTGACGTACAACTTCCTGCCGTTCATGATCCTGCCGCTGTACACCTCGCTGGAGCGGATCGACGGACGGCTGCACGAGGCGGCCGGCGACCTGTATGCCAAGCCCTGGACCACCTTCCGCAAGGTCACCTTCCCGCTGTCCATGCCGGGCGTGGTCTCCGGCACGCTGCTGACCTTCATCCCGGCGGCCGGCGACTACGTCAACTCCGAACTCCTCGGCTCCACCGACACCCGCATGATCGGCAACGTCATCCAGACGCAGTTCCTGCGCATTCTCGACTACCCCACGGCCGCGGCCCTGTCGTTCATCCTCATGGCCGCCATCCTGGCCATGGTCACGATCTACATCCGCCGGTCCGGGACGGAGGATCTGGTCTAA
- a CDS encoding ABC transporter ATP-binding protein, with the protein MTTPDNSGDVRLSGISKTYGAFTAVHPLDLTVPQGSFFALLGASGCGKTTTLRMIAGLEEPTSGAVHLGDQEVTHLPPYKRPVNTVFQSYALFPHLDIFENVAFGLRRRGIKSVKKQVEDMLELVQLGEQARKKPHQLSGGQQQRVAVARALINHPKVLLLDEPLGALDLKLRRQMQLELKRIQTEVGITFVHVTHDQEEAMTMADTVAVMNAGRVEQLGSPTDLYENPNTTFVANFLGTSNLIEAEVDTKNGDDIVLKAGGGKLVLPQSRCSAPAKAGGKVLVGIRPEKISLTHADDAGEIPEGRNRLTGKIADASFIGVSTQYVIDSPVCDELSVYVQNVERDGRLVPGADVVLHWSPAHTFGFDAAQDIDAGTEEEAAA; encoded by the coding sequence ATGACGACACCAGACAACAGCGGCGACGTCCGCCTCTCCGGTATCTCCAAGACCTACGGCGCCTTCACCGCCGTACACCCGCTGGACCTGACCGTGCCGCAGGGCTCCTTCTTCGCCCTGCTCGGCGCCTCCGGCTGCGGCAAGACCACCACCCTGCGCATGATCGCCGGCCTGGAGGAGCCCACGTCGGGCGCCGTCCACCTCGGCGACCAGGAAGTGACCCACCTGCCGCCGTACAAGCGGCCCGTGAACACGGTCTTCCAGTCCTACGCCCTCTTCCCGCACCTCGACATCTTCGAGAACGTCGCCTTCGGCCTGCGCCGGCGCGGCATCAAGAGCGTGAAGAAGCAGGTCGAGGACATGCTGGAGCTGGTCCAGCTCGGCGAGCAGGCGCGCAAGAAGCCGCATCAGCTGTCGGGCGGCCAGCAGCAGCGAGTGGCGGTGGCCCGCGCCCTCATCAACCACCCGAAGGTGCTCCTGCTCGACGAGCCGCTCGGCGCCCTCGACCTCAAGCTCCGCCGCCAGATGCAGCTGGAGCTCAAGCGCATCCAGACCGAGGTCGGCATCACCTTCGTACACGTCACGCACGATCAGGAGGAGGCCATGACCATGGCCGACACGGTCGCCGTGATGAACGCGGGCCGTGTCGAACAGCTCGGCTCGCCGACCGATCTGTACGAGAACCCGAACACGACCTTCGTCGCGAACTTCCTCGGCACCTCCAACCTCATCGAGGCCGAGGTGGACACGAAGAACGGCGACGACATCGTCCTCAAGGCCGGCGGCGGCAAGCTCGTGCTGCCCCAGTCGCGATGTTCGGCGCCCGCGAAGGCCGGCGGGAAGGTGCTGGTCGGCATCCGCCCCGAGAAGATCTCCCTCACCCACGCCGACGACGCGGGCGAGATCCCCGAGGGCCGCAACCGCCTCACCGGCAAGATCGCCGACGCCAGTTTCATCGGCGTCTCCACGCAGTACGTGATCGACAGCCCGGTCTGCGACGAACTCTCGGTGTACGTGCAGAACGTCGAACGCGACGGCCGGCTGGTGCCCGGCGCCGACGTCGTCCTGCACTGGAGCCCGGCGCACACGTTCGGCTTCGACGCCGCCCAGGATATCGATGCGGGCACCGAGGAAGAGGCGGCCGCCTGA
- a CDS encoding ABC transporter permease, with the protein MPFVNWLKRHLVVIFGLLTLAYLLLPNVIVTVFSFNKPKGRFNYEWQQFSLDAWKQPCGVADMCGSLSISLQIAIWATIGATVLGTMIAFALVRYRFRARGAVNSLIFLPMAMPEVVMAASLLTLFLNMGAQLGFYTILIAHIMFCLSFVVTAVKARVMSMDPRLEEAARDLYAGPVQTFLRVTLPIAAPGIAAGALLSFALSFDDFIITNFNAGSTVTFPMFVWGSAQRGTPVQINVIGTAMFLVAVLFVLISMIINNRRNNQKA; encoded by the coding sequence ATGCCCTTCGTCAACTGGCTCAAGCGCCATCTCGTCGTCATCTTCGGGCTTTTGACGCTCGCCTATCTCCTGCTGCCGAACGTCATCGTCACCGTGTTCTCCTTCAACAAGCCGAAGGGGCGCTTCAATTACGAGTGGCAGCAGTTCTCGCTGGACGCCTGGAAGCAGCCGTGCGGCGTCGCCGACATGTGCGGCTCGCTGTCCATCAGCCTCCAGATCGCGATCTGGGCGACGATCGGCGCCACGGTCCTCGGCACGATGATCGCCTTCGCGCTGGTCCGCTACCGCTTCCGTGCCCGCGGCGCCGTCAACTCGCTGATCTTCCTGCCGATGGCGATGCCCGAGGTCGTCATGGCCGCCTCGCTGCTCACCCTGTTCCTCAACATGGGCGCTCAGCTGGGCTTCTACACGATCCTCATCGCGCACATCATGTTCTGCCTCAGCTTCGTCGTCACCGCGGTCAAGGCGCGTGTGATGTCGATGGACCCGCGCCTGGAAGAGGCCGCCCGGGACCTGTACGCCGGTCCGGTGCAGACCTTCCTGCGGGTCACCCTGCCGATCGCGGCACCCGGAATCGCCGCGGGCGCGCTGCTGTCCTTCGCGCTCTCCTTCGACGATTTCATCATCACCAATTTCAACGCGGGCTCGACCGTCACCTTCCCCATGTTCGTGTGGGGTTCGGCGCAGCGCGGAACACCCGTTCAGATCAATGTCATCGGTACGGCCATGTTCCTGGTCGCCGTACTGTTCGTCCTGATCTCGATGATCATCAACAACCGCCGTAACAACCAAAAGGCATAA
- a CDS encoding phosphatase PAP2 family protein: MSTVVRRAPLLVLPAVLLALSTWQVVAHGPLLRLDARLSRAFVHPDRFSEILSDLGNGQIAVPVLLVAIGYVLWRGRGSGMPRWWLPPLAAFVLMALVPAIIVPLKDWTARPGTPVVPPAVGYFPSGHTATAAVAYGSATLLLLPWLRSPAARRSLVVLCTALVLGVSYGLVRRGYHWPLDVLASWCLCTVLLTSLSLVIGLSTRRSSSGPPRPGSGPGSPAMPSDHAASDHAAPTRSHGSRTRRSSSSPSGSPGAS, encoded by the coding sequence GTGTCGACCGTTGTCCGCCGTGCCCCGCTGCTCGTCCTCCCGGCCGTGCTCCTCGCCCTGTCCACCTGGCAGGTCGTGGCGCACGGCCCGCTGCTGCGCCTGGACGCCCGGCTCAGCCGGGCCTTCGTCCATCCGGACCGGTTCTCCGAGATCCTCTCCGACCTCGGGAACGGCCAGATCGCCGTGCCGGTGCTCCTCGTCGCCATCGGCTACGTCCTGTGGCGGGGCCGCGGCAGCGGTATGCCCCGCTGGTGGCTGCCGCCGCTCGCCGCGTTCGTCCTGATGGCACTGGTCCCGGCGATCATCGTCCCGCTCAAGGACTGGACCGCCCGGCCGGGGACCCCCGTGGTGCCCCCGGCCGTCGGCTATTTTCCCTCCGGCCACACGGCCACGGCGGCCGTCGCCTACGGCTCCGCGACCCTGCTCCTGCTCCCCTGGCTGCGCTCGCCTGCCGCTCGCCGGAGCCTGGTCGTCCTCTGTACCGCCCTGGTCCTCGGGGTGTCGTACGGCCTGGTCCGGCGCGGTTATCACTGGCCGCTGGACGTGCTGGCCAGCTGGTGTCTGTGCACCGTGCTGCTGACCAGCCTGTCCCTGGTGATCGGCCTAAGTACGCGTCGAAGTTCTTCCGGACCTCCCCGTCCGGGCAGCGGTCCCGGTTCACCGGCCATGCCATCAGACCACGCAGCATCAGACCACGCAGCGCCGACCAGGTCCCATGGGTCGCGTACGCGCCGCAGTTCGTCTTCTCCGTCAGGCAGTCCGGGGGCTTCGTGA